In Streptomyces sp. NBC_00878, a single window of DNA contains:
- a CDS encoding DUF445 domain-containing protein: protein MDSAKADQTDGAGPEGQHARPGGVANRTMPGQTAPGRTMPGRTVPGRAMNSFSPADEEKFRGVRRMKLTATGMLLFVALVYVLAKWAGNSGAGAWTGYVAAAAEAGMVGALADWFAVTALFRHPLGIPIPHTAIIPTKKDQLGVSLGEFVGENFLSRDVVRQRLRSVGIGSRLGAWLALPEHADRVTAELATALRGALAVLRDSDVQAVVGEAINRRADAQEIAPGIGKMLEKVVADGGHRRVVDLVCVRAHDWLVLHNDQVMDAVQGGAPGWTPRFVDKRVGERVYKELLRFITEMRDMPAHPARGALDRFLTDFAGDLQSDTDTRARVEHLKREVLGRGEVQDLIASAWASVRQMIVSAAEDERSELRLRVRASLLSLGARMATDPKLQAKVDGWVEGAAVYVVTTYRDEITSLITDTVAGWDAEHTSKKIEAHIGRDLQFIRINGTVVGSLAGLLIYTVSRALGA from the coding sequence ATGGACAGCGCGAAAGCGGATCAAACGGATGGAGCGGGGCCCGAGGGGCAGCATGCCCGGCCCGGCGGTGTGGCGAACCGCACGATGCCCGGGCAAACGGCGCCCGGACGGACGATGCCTGGACGAACGGTGCCCGGGCGCGCGATGAACTCGTTCAGCCCCGCCGACGAGGAGAAGTTCCGCGGGGTGCGCCGAATGAAGCTCACGGCGACCGGCATGCTGCTGTTCGTCGCCCTCGTCTACGTACTCGCCAAGTGGGCCGGGAACTCCGGCGCGGGCGCCTGGACGGGCTACGTCGCCGCGGCCGCCGAGGCCGGCATGGTCGGCGCGCTCGCCGACTGGTTCGCCGTCACCGCGCTGTTCCGCCACCCCCTGGGCATCCCCATCCCGCACACCGCGATCATCCCCACCAAGAAGGACCAGCTCGGCGTCTCCCTGGGCGAGTTCGTCGGCGAGAACTTCCTCTCGCGGGACGTCGTACGGCAGCGGCTGCGCTCCGTCGGCATCGGCAGCCGCCTCGGTGCCTGGCTGGCCCTTCCGGAGCATGCCGACCGGGTGACCGCGGAGCTGGCCACCGCCCTGCGCGGAGCCCTGGCCGTGCTGCGCGACTCGGACGTGCAGGCCGTCGTCGGCGAGGCCATCAACCGGCGGGCCGACGCCCAGGAGATCGCTCCCGGCATAGGGAAGATGCTGGAGAAGGTCGTCGCGGACGGCGGCCACCGGCGGGTCGTCGACCTGGTCTGCGTACGCGCCCACGACTGGCTCGTCCTCCACAACGACCAGGTGATGGACGCCGTACAGGGCGGCGCCCCCGGCTGGACCCCGCGGTTCGTCGACAAGAGGGTCGGCGAGCGCGTCTACAAGGAACTGCTGCGCTTCATCACCGAGATGCGCGACATGCCCGCCCACCCGGCCCGCGGCGCCCTCGACCGCTTCCTCACCGACTTCGCGGGCGACCTCCAGTCCGACACCGACACCCGCGCGCGCGTGGAGCACCTCAAGCGGGAGGTCCTGGGCCGCGGCGAGGTCCAGGACCTGATCGCGTCCGCCTGGGCCTCCGTACGGCAGATGATCGTGTCCGCGGCGGAGGACGAGCGCAGTGAACTGCGGCTGCGCGTACGGGCCTCGCTGCTGTCGCTCGGCGCGCGGATGGCCACCGACCCGAAGCTCCAGGCGAAGGTCGACGGCTGGGTGGAGGGGGCGGCGGTGTACGTCGTGACGACGTACCGCGACGAGATCACCTCGCTCATCACGGACACGGTCGCGGGCTGGGACGCCGAGCACACCTCGAAGAAGATCGAGGCACACATCGGCCGTGACCTGCAGTTCATCCGGATCAACGGCACGGTGGTGGGCTCGCTGGCGGGGCTGTTGATCTATACGGTCTCGCGGGCGTTGGGGGCGTAG
- a CDS encoding alpha/beta hydrolase: protein MTTYPLDPELAAALPMLPEADCSDIEGARAEAVAGIDALLEGVDTTGVDVFEVVAPGPEGAPDVVLRGYRPQGVEGPLPVIYDIHGGGFILGSVDFDHGTNTEFARELGAAVFSVEYRLAPENPYPAGLEDAYAGLVHLTKNAAELGIDPARIVLYGISAGGGIAAGLALLARDRGGPAITFQYLGVPELDDRLDTPSMRAFTDTPLWNRPNAVISWDAYLGTGVPGSAGVPVYAAPARATAEQLAGLPPAYVSVMEFDPLRDEGIDYARALLAAGVSVELHLFPGTFHGSALVPHAEVSQREAAEAVAVLRKAL from the coding sequence ATGACGACCTATCCGCTGGACCCGGAGCTCGCCGCGGCCCTGCCCATGCTGCCCGAGGCCGACTGCTCGGACATCGAAGGGGCCCGGGCCGAGGCGGTGGCGGGCATCGACGCGCTCCTTGAAGGTGTGGACACCACGGGCGTGGACGTCTTCGAAGTGGTGGCACCCGGGCCGGAGGGTGCCCCGGACGTGGTCCTGCGCGGCTACCGCCCGCAGGGCGTCGAGGGCCCGCTCCCCGTGATCTACGACATCCACGGCGGCGGCTTCATCCTGGGCAGCGTGGACTTCGACCACGGCACCAACACGGAGTTCGCGCGGGAACTGGGCGCCGCCGTCTTCTCCGTCGAGTACCGGCTCGCCCCCGAGAACCCGTACCCCGCCGGCCTGGAAGACGCGTACGCCGGACTCGTCCACCTCACCAAGAACGCCGCCGAGCTCGGCATCGACCCCGCCAGGATCGTCCTCTACGGGATCAGCGCCGGTGGCGGCATCGCGGCCGGTCTGGCGCTGCTCGCCCGCGACCGGGGCGGCCCCGCGATCACCTTCCAGTACCTCGGCGTCCCCGAACTCGACGACCGCCTCGACACCCCCAGCATGCGGGCCTTCACCGACACGCCCCTGTGGAACCGCCCCAACGCCGTCATCAGCTGGGACGCCTACCTCGGTACGGGGGTGCCCGGCAGCGCCGGTGTCCCGGTGTACGCGGCTCCCGCCCGGGCCACCGCTGAGCAGCTTGCGGGGCTGCCGCCGGCGTACGTCTCCGTCATGGAGTTCGATCCGCTGAGGGACGAGGGCATCGACTACGCCCGTGCGCTGCTCGCGGCCGGGGTGAGCGTGGAGCTGCACCTGTTCCCGGGCACCTTCCACGGCTCGGCGTTGGTCCCGCATGCGGAGGTCTCCCAGAGGGAGGCGGCGGAGGCGGTTGCTGTGCTTCGGAAGGCGCTGTAG
- a CDS encoding CdaR family transcriptional regulator, whose amino-acid sequence MKGLLLRLSALDADAAAALRVIAHFEALLGAGRLDAESLVRSTAGLAECPAGLEVGGRVVRFGPAGTVPAGPVGTVSRSAEFAPGGRVWLERPGAPGPFDELVLEWMAIAAGVVHGSREQDSAPHQVADPALVERVLSEREAVEDRARALRLLGLVPEQPLRVVAVAGTSSVAVLGRRELRPGVRVAAVGPLAVALVPGAASAADDLRAFLREQGAEGVRIGIGGSAPALDAGVSWAQARLALRFAVDAAGLPDEAVVDHDTLGPVALLADIPVDRLRAQPDVRALAELAEGKGGPAALAALTALLRTGSLRHAATDLHLHHSSVAARLAGVESALGYRLSDPQARFRAQLALYALRLAD is encoded by the coding sequence ATGAAGGGACTGCTGCTACGGCTGTCGGCCCTCGACGCGGACGCTGCCGCGGCGCTGCGGGTCATCGCGCACTTCGAGGCGCTGCTCGGGGCCGGGCGGCTCGACGCCGAGTCGCTCGTGCGGTCCACGGCCGGGCTGGCCGAGTGTCCCGCGGGGCTTGAGGTGGGCGGGCGTGTGGTGCGGTTCGGGCCGGCCGGGACCGTACCGGCGGGGCCTGTCGGCACGGTCTCCAGGAGTGCCGAGTTCGCGCCGGGCGGCCGGGTGTGGCTGGAGCGGCCGGGGGCGCCGGGGCCCTTCGACGAGTTGGTGCTGGAGTGGATGGCCATCGCCGCGGGCGTCGTACACGGCAGCCGTGAGCAGGACAGCGCGCCTCATCAGGTGGCGGACCCGGCGCTCGTCGAGCGGGTGCTGTCGGAGCGCGAGGCCGTCGAGGACCGGGCGCGGGCGCTGCGCCTGCTGGGCCTGGTGCCCGAACAGCCGCTGCGGGTCGTCGCCGTCGCCGGGACCTCCTCGGTGGCCGTGCTCGGGCGACGCGAACTGCGTCCCGGTGTGCGGGTCGCCGCGGTCGGCCCGCTCGCCGTGGCGCTGGTGCCGGGTGCCGCGTCGGCCGCCGACGACTTGCGGGCGTTCCTCCGTGAGCAGGGCGCCGAGGGCGTACGGATCGGGATCGGCGGCAGCGCGCCCGCCCTGGACGCCGGGGTCTCCTGGGCGCAGGCCCGGCTCGCCCTGCGGTTCGCGGTCGACGCGGCCGGGCTGCCCGACGAGGCCGTCGTCGACCACGACACCCTCGGGCCGGTGGCACTGCTCGCCGACATTCCCGTCGACCGGCTGCGGGCCCAGCCCGACGTGCGCGCCCTGGCCGAACTCGCCGAGGGCAAGGGCGGCCCGGCGGCCCTCGCCGCCCTGACCGCCCTCCTGCGCACCGGCTCCCTCCGCCACGCCGCGACCGACCTCCACCTCCACCACAGCTCGGTCGCCGCCCGCCTCGCAGGAGTGGAATCCGCACTGGGCTACCGCCTGAGCGACCCACAGGCCCGCTTCAGGGCCCAACTGGCGCTGTACGCGCTGCGGTTGGCGGACTAG
- a CDS encoding protease has protein sequence MTKFLLVLHVLAAIVAVGPVAVAASMFPPSARRALADPGDQRAAETLRLLHRICRVYAGLGIAVPVLGFATAMSMGVLDDAWLIASMALTGIAAAVLLALVLPRQEELLEAVEAADGTAAAGADATTGATTGAATGVATDSRVTVRLAMFTGIFNLLWATVTILMIVRPGSTTGA, from the coding sequence GTGACCAAGTTCCTCCTCGTTCTCCACGTCCTCGCCGCGATCGTTGCCGTCGGGCCCGTCGCCGTGGCGGCCAGCATGTTCCCGCCCAGCGCGCGCCGCGCCCTTGCCGATCCGGGCGACCAGCGCGCGGCGGAGACGCTACGGCTGCTGCACCGGATCTGCCGGGTGTACGCGGGCCTCGGCATCGCCGTCCCCGTCCTCGGTTTCGCCACGGCCATGAGCATGGGCGTACTCGACGACGCCTGGCTGATCGCCTCGATGGCGCTGACCGGGATCGCGGCGGCGGTCCTGCTGGCCCTGGTGCTGCCGCGTCAGGAGGAGCTCCTCGAAGCGGTGGAGGCGGCGGACGGGACCGCGGCGGCCGGTGCCGACGCGACCACCGGGGCGACCACCGGGGCAGCCACCGGCGTCGCCACGGACTCCCGCGTGACCGTCCGGCTCGCCATGTTCACCGGCATCTTCAACCTGCTCTGGGCCACCGTCACGATCCTCATGATCGTCCGCCCGGGTTCCACGACGGGCGCGTGA
- a CDS encoding GlxA family transcriptional regulator has translation MHTVAVLALDQVIPFDLSAPIDTFNWARLPDGRAPYRIKVCSVTEEVSAGPFTVRAPYGLEALAEADTIVVPGTTDPTVPLPPGVAEALCAAAANGTRIASVCVGAFIFAATGLLDGQRATTHWIAAADLAAMYPKVTVDPNVLYVDNGQFLTSAGAAAAMDMCLHMIRLDYGSAVAAHAARMSVMPLEREGGQAQFIVHAQPPAPAGTTMEPLLSWLEEHSDRDLTLDDIAARAGTSARTLNRRFREQTGTTPLQWLHLARVRRAQHLLETTTHPVERIAVQAGFGSPTAFRDRFKRVVGTSPQAYRRAFRGAPVS, from the coding sequence ATGCACACCGTGGCCGTACTGGCACTCGACCAGGTCATCCCGTTCGACCTCTCCGCGCCGATCGACACCTTCAACTGGGCCCGGCTGCCGGACGGCCGCGCGCCCTACCGGATCAAGGTCTGCTCGGTGACCGAGGAAGTGAGCGCGGGCCCGTTCACCGTACGGGCGCCGTACGGTCTGGAGGCGCTGGCCGAGGCCGACACGATCGTCGTGCCGGGCACCACCGACCCGACCGTCCCGCTGCCGCCGGGAGTGGCCGAGGCCCTGTGCGCGGCGGCGGCGAACGGGACGCGCATCGCGTCGGTCTGCGTCGGCGCGTTCATCTTCGCCGCCACCGGTCTGCTGGACGGGCAGCGGGCGACGACGCACTGGATCGCGGCCGCGGACCTGGCCGCCATGTACCCGAAGGTGACGGTCGACCCGAACGTCCTCTACGTCGACAACGGCCAGTTCCTCACCTCGGCCGGCGCCGCCGCGGCGATGGACATGTGCCTGCACATGATCCGCCTGGACTACGGCTCGGCCGTCGCCGCACACGCGGCCCGGATGTCCGTGATGCCGCTCGAACGGGAGGGCGGGCAGGCCCAGTTCATCGTCCACGCCCAGCCGCCGGCCCCCGCCGGTACGACGATGGAACCCCTGCTGAGCTGGCTGGAGGAGCACTCCGACCGCGACCTGACCCTGGACGACATCGCAGCCCGGGCGGGCACGAGCGCCCGTACGCTCAACCGCCGGTTCCGCGAACAGACCGGGACCACGCCCTTGCAGTGGCTGCACCTGGCGCGGGTGCGCCGCGCCCAGCACCTCCTGGAGACCACGACCCATCCGGTCGAACGGATCGCGGTCCAGGCGGGGTTCGGCTCACCGACGGCCTTCCGCGACCGCTTCAAGCGGGTGGTGGGAACGAGCCCGCAGGCCTACCGGAGGGCGTTCCGGGGAGCGCCGGTGAGCTAG
- a CDS encoding rhamnogalacturonan acetylesterase has protein sequence MSRNASVSRSRRRFLIGTAGAVGAGALGALGLPGTAAAAAAVAATGTVYIASDSTAQTYNSRFYPQAGWGQKLSAYLTSNITVANHAIGGRSSRSFIEQGRLAAIHQVIRSGDYLFVQFGHNDATVSNPERYTSPADYKEYLRNDYIRATRARGATPVVVTPVSRRSYNTATGKFNVSFPAYVDAARAVAREEGAPLVDLSAASRTYLDGIGIEASKGIFLWLAAGQYPNFPNGAQDNTHFQERGAVEMARLVSRAVAGLGLPISDEVVPGAPV, from the coding sequence ATGAGCCGCAACGCCAGTGTGAGCAGAAGCCGTAGACGGTTCCTCATCGGTACCGCGGGTGCGGTCGGCGCCGGAGCCCTCGGCGCCCTGGGTCTGCCCGGTACCGCTGCCGCTGCAGCCGCCGTGGCCGCGACCGGCACCGTCTACATCGCCAGCGACTCCACCGCCCAGACGTACAACTCCCGCTTCTACCCCCAGGCGGGCTGGGGGCAGAAGCTGTCCGCGTATCTGACCTCGAACATCACCGTCGCCAACCACGCGATCGGCGGGCGGAGTTCGCGGTCCTTCATCGAGCAGGGGCGGCTTGCCGCGATCCATCAGGTGATCAGGTCCGGCGACTACCTCTTCGTGCAGTTCGGGCACAACGACGCGACCGTGAGCAATCCCGAGCGGTACACGTCACCCGCCGACTACAAGGAGTACCTGCGCAACGACTACATCCGCGCGACCCGGGCCCGGGGTGCCACGCCCGTCGTCGTGACACCGGTGTCGCGGCGCTCCTACAACACGGCGACCGGGAAGTTCAACGTCTCCTTCCCGGCGTACGTGGATGCCGCGCGGGCGGTCGCGCGGGAGGAGGGTGCCCCGCTGGTCGACCTCTCGGCGGCCAGCCGGACCTACCTCGACGGGATCGGGATCGAGGCGTCCAAGGGGATCTTCCTGTGGCTGGCCGCGGGGCAGTACCCGAACTTCCCCAACGGCGCCCAGGACAACACCCACTTCCAGGAGCGCGGCGCGGTCGAGATGGCCCGGCTGGTCTCCCGTGCCGTGGCGGGGCTGGGCCTGCCGATCTCGGACGAGGTGGTGCCGGGCGCCCCCGTGTAG
- a CDS encoding sigma factor produces MDFHGFVAARSGPLFRGALVLTGNRETAEDLVQETLERICRKWRTIAAKDAPDAYVRRIMVKIAKTQTRLGTVSEIDCGKYGEPGTVIQVDPHTPKTVSRGGTANVTLCAGQSDTPCPGRSGTLCVRRSDTLCAG; encoded by the coding sequence ATGGACTTCCATGGGTTCGTCGCCGCGCGGTCGGGCCCGTTGTTCCGTGGCGCCCTCGTTCTGACCGGGAACCGTGAGACGGCGGAGGACCTGGTCCAGGAAACCCTGGAGCGGATCTGCCGCAAGTGGCGCACCATCGCGGCCAAGGACGCCCCGGACGCCTACGTCCGGCGGATCATGGTGAAGATCGCGAAGACCCAGACCAGGCTGGGCACGGTCAGCGAGATCGACTGCGGCAAGTACGGCGAGCCTGGCACGGTCATCCAGGTGGACCCCCACACCCCCAAGACCGTGTCCAGAGGCGGCACCGCCAATGTGACGCTCTGCGCCGGCCAATCCGACACGCCCTGTCCCGGCCGATCCGGGACGCTGTGCGTCCGCCGATCCGACACGCTCTGCGCCGGATGA
- a CDS encoding DUF1876 domain-containing protein: protein MTKTMKTAVGWHIELEFEEDDNRTRAAALVRLPDGNEVRAHGYASRHPVDSNQPRVGEEVAGARALNELAMQLLTKAHDEIDEASGRTSRPLT from the coding sequence ATGACGAAGACGATGAAGACCGCTGTCGGATGGCACATAGAGCTGGAATTCGAGGAGGACGACAACCGCACCCGCGCGGCCGCCCTCGTACGTCTCCCCGACGGAAACGAGGTACGGGCCCACGGCTACGCGAGCCGCCACCCCGTCGACTCGAACCAGCCGAGGGTCGGCGAGGAGGTGGCCGGCGCCAGGGCTCTCAACGAACTGGCGATGCAACTGCTGACCAAGGCCCACGACGAAATAGACGAGGCCTCGGGCCGGACATCACGCCCGCTGACCTGA
- a CDS encoding helix-turn-helix domain-containing protein: MSPVLDTAFIPPRDREEVIRNAVWQSMVAVDIDHRPPAEDISVRIGLGAVGPIKICSARATAVTLRRTERFAREDEEPAVTLGVQMTGSSVVVQNGRECLLRPGDCAVYESIAPYTLLFDDGVDHRFIRFPRAALSLPDRLLRDITAVPLGSDNPIARLAFTYFSQLAVSDELHQSAHADAVVEPSIELLRAALASQHGNSSLAKGPLEATLSLRITHYIREHLADPDLSAARIAAAHAISVRHLYAVLSRSGITLGDWIRTRRLAECRRELAGPNGRLRTIAAIGRRWGFVEATHFSKVFKQAYGISPRAWRDQNHPRSSV; the protein is encoded by the coding sequence ATGAGCCCGGTCCTGGACACCGCGTTCATACCGCCGCGGGACCGGGAGGAAGTGATCCGGAACGCGGTGTGGCAATCCATGGTGGCGGTCGATATCGACCACCGCCCTCCGGCTGAGGACATCTCCGTTCGCATAGGGCTCGGCGCCGTGGGGCCCATCAAGATCTGTTCGGCGCGGGCGACCGCGGTCACTCTCCGTCGGACGGAGCGGTTCGCCCGGGAGGACGAGGAGCCGGCCGTCACTCTCGGTGTTCAGATGACGGGCAGCAGCGTAGTGGTGCAGAACGGCCGCGAGTGCCTGCTGAGGCCGGGAGACTGCGCCGTCTACGAATCGATCGCTCCCTACACACTTCTCTTCGACGACGGAGTCGACCACCGCTTCATCCGGTTCCCTCGCGCGGCACTCTCGCTCCCCGACCGGTTGCTACGAGACATCACCGCGGTCCCCCTGGGATCCGACAACCCCATTGCGCGCCTCGCCTTCACCTATTTCTCCCAACTGGCGGTCAGCGACGAATTGCACCAGAGCGCGCACGCCGACGCCGTCGTGGAACCCAGCATCGAACTGCTCCGTGCCGCCTTGGCGTCCCAGCACGGTAACTCCAGCCTGGCCAAGGGCCCGTTGGAGGCGACACTCAGCCTGCGGATCACTCACTACATCCGGGAGCACCTGGCTGATCCCGATCTGTCGGCGGCACGGATAGCCGCCGCACACGCCATCTCCGTGCGTCATCTCTACGCTGTGCTGTCCCGGTCGGGCATCACCCTCGGAGACTGGATCCGTACACGCCGCCTGGCCGAATGCAGGCGAGAGCTGGCCGGCCCGAACGGCCGACTGCGGACGATCGCAGCGATAGGCCGAAGGTGGGGCTTCGTGGAGGCGACCCACTTCAGCAAGGTGTTCAAACAGGCATACGGAATCTCGCCTCGCGCCTGGCGCGACCAGAACCATCCCCGCTCCTCCGTGTGA
- a CDS encoding peptidoglycan-binding protein, producing MRIGVLGALALLFAAGLTASPMMTTPAHAAYGPCNTTVKRASGILATYTVPARTDNGTSCYMQYHTGSENAVKVLQLAILRCYSDTYAANRIRATGGADGFYGTGTVDAVRWLQSMLGVSADGVYGPATRNALKWPAYWQDPMTGDDRMSCDTRSF from the coding sequence ATGCGGATCGGAGTGTTGGGGGCTTTGGCTCTCCTCTTCGCCGCCGGCCTGACGGCCAGCCCGATGATGACCACGCCGGCCCACGCCGCCTACGGTCCGTGCAACACGACGGTGAAGCGCGCATCTGGGATCTTGGCAACCTACACAGTTCCCGCGCGCACCGATAACGGTACGAGCTGTTACATGCAATATCACACGGGCAGCGAAAACGCCGTGAAGGTGCTGCAGCTGGCCATCCTTCGCTGCTACAGCGACACCTATGCCGCCAACCGGATCCGTGCCACCGGAGGAGCAGACGGGTTCTACGGCACCGGCACGGTGGATGCCGTTCGGTGGCTCCAATCAATGCTCGGCGTGAGCGCCGACGGCGTCTACGGGCCGGCGACCCGTAATGCCCTGAAGTGGCCGGCATATTGGCAGGACCCCATGACCGGGGACGATCGCATGAGCTGCGACACTCGGTCGTTCTAG
- a CDS encoding 1,4-alpha-glucan branching protein, with protein MASIHRTTMTPTKLELLADWLPKQSWYVGGDAETPELVKSGGFRLDDPEGEVGIEFMVVVDAAAQEPVAYLVPMGYRAEALEGAPGEALIGTSEHGVLGTRWIYDGVHDPVVTAQLDALLRGKATPQAQSKSDTPDPTVTVHETAPDDGQGPDDQLNDQVNVQLNVQLNVQLNRVLRPEEPTQRPSTRLVAGWTWPDGTATRGVLATVAPR; from the coding sequence ATGGCATCCATCCACCGCACGACCATGACACCCACCAAGCTGGAGTTGCTCGCCGACTGGCTGCCGAAGCAGAGCTGGTACGTGGGCGGCGACGCGGAAACGCCGGAACTGGTCAAGTCCGGCGGATTCCGGCTGGACGATCCGGAGGGCGAGGTCGGGATCGAGTTCATGGTGGTGGTGGACGCGGCCGCGCAGGAGCCGGTGGCGTACCTGGTACCGATGGGCTACCGCGCCGAGGCGCTGGAGGGCGCCCCCGGCGAGGCACTGATCGGCACCTCCGAACACGGGGTGCTCGGCACCCGCTGGATCTACGACGGCGTCCACGACCCGGTGGTGACGGCACAGTTGGACGCCCTCCTGCGAGGCAAGGCGACACCGCAAGCCCAGAGCAAGAGCGACACCCCAGACCCGACGGTCACGGTGCACGAAACTGCCCCGGACGACGGCCAGGGCCCCGACGACCAACTCAACGACCAAGTCAATGTTCAGCTCAACGTTCAACTCAACGTTCAACTCAACCGCGTCCTGCGACCGGAGGAGCCCACGCAGAGGCCATCCACACGCCTGGTCGCCGGGTGGACTTGGCCAGACGGAACGGCTACCCGGGGCGTACTCGCCACGGTCGCGCCGCGGTAG
- a CDS encoding DUF5937 family protein gives MSVVIVLEGAAYDRFTVTVSPLAELAASLHVLTGHAHHTEHADWAERTTAAAPAAFRAGLGRFAPLWTPLRWRGFYPGLPTPSAELTVDRFAELTAYTCVSGYRAYRFGRVLHDRAQARTLRRAAYALPDPHSALAADLLRDPQALRADVLGFLDLCRRVYFDELWTRTEPVLSRAAHQLRRRLADEGPEAALLSLSPSSYRLDSPARVVLDKVHHAVVSPARTPLLLIPTHYGAPHLLVKDEPGLPPVVHFPVDAPRIGVTLARSRMLALTDPRRVRLCRLIARQAMTTADLADRLSMTRPQVARHLRTLRDLGLVQVERHGRYVHYGLDLTAVERIGQDVATALQY, from the coding sequence ATGTCGGTCGTCATAGTCCTGGAAGGCGCCGCCTACGACCGGTTCACGGTCACCGTGTCCCCACTCGCCGAGCTGGCCGCCAGCTTGCACGTGCTGACCGGACACGCCCACCACACCGAGCACGCCGACTGGGCCGAGCGGACCACCGCCGCCGCGCCGGCCGCCTTCAGGGCCGGCCTTGGACGGTTCGCCCCGCTGTGGACACCGCTGCGCTGGCGCGGCTTCTATCCGGGGCTTCCCACGCCGTCGGCGGAACTCACGGTGGACCGGTTCGCCGAGCTCACCGCGTACACCTGCGTCAGCGGCTACCGTGCCTACCGCTTCGGCAGGGTGCTCCACGACCGGGCACAGGCGCGTACGCTGCGCCGGGCCGCTTACGCGCTGCCGGATCCGCACTCCGCCCTCGCCGCGGACCTGCTGCGCGACCCGCAGGCCCTGCGCGCCGACGTCCTCGGCTTCCTCGACTTGTGCCGCCGCGTCTACTTCGACGAGCTGTGGACGCGGACCGAGCCTGTCCTGTCCCGGGCCGCACACCAGCTGCGCCGACGGCTCGCGGACGAGGGGCCCGAGGCGGCCCTGCTCTCGCTCAGCCCGTCCAGCTACCGCCTGGACAGCCCCGCCAGGGTCGTCCTCGACAAGGTGCACCACGCGGTGGTCAGCCCCGCCCGTACGCCGCTGCTGCTGATCCCCACCCACTACGGCGCCCCTCACCTGCTGGTGAAGGACGAGCCGGGGCTGCCCCCCGTCGTGCACTTTCCCGTCGACGCCCCTCGGATCGGCGTCACCCTGGCGCGCAGCCGCATGCTGGCGCTCACCGATCCGCGTCGGGTACGCCTGTGCCGCCTCATCGCACGTCAGGCGATGACGACCGCGGACCTGGCGGACCGGCTGTCGATGACCCGCCCGCAGGTCGCGCGTCATCTGCGCACCTTGCGCGACCTGGGCCTCGTCCAGGTGGAGCGCCACGGCCGCTATGTGCACTACGGGCTCGACCTCACCGCCGTCGAACGCATCGGACAGGACGTGGCGACGGCCCTCCAGTACTGA